GTTGCAGCAAATGCAGAATAGTTGACGTTTTTCCTGCGCCTAGAAAACCCGTAATTAGATGCGTAGGTACTGCTTGAATAGCCAAGTTTGACATAACTAGGGACTTGCGGCCGAATCGGCACAGTGACAATCATGCTGTCGACATAAGCGAAAATTAATTAGATGGGCAAGCGCTATAAGTCCAGCACCCATCACCGTGAACACGGTTTCACCCTCAGCCAGCAACAGCTCGGCCAGTGGCGTGATAGCAAGCATTAACGCAGCCACACCGATTGCACCTAAAGCAAATAAGCGAAAGTTTCGATGCTTCTGACAGCCCAACGCCAACGATAG
This genomic window from Pseudomonadales bacterium contains:
- a CDS encoding MerC domain-containing protein → MIKFIRPFGDSLAISLSMLCTIHCLLLPVILVWLPTQAVLLLEDESFHLGMLALVIPCSLLSLALGCQKHRNFRLFALGAIGVAALMLAITPLAELLLAEGETVFTVMGAGLIALAHLINFRLCRQHDCHCADSAASP